Genomic segment of Pochonia chlamydosporia 170 chromosome 1, whole genome shotgun sequence:
TTCCTGGTCCGTAGACAATAAAGCATCTTGACAAAGACACCCACCCAAACTacgatgaggatgattgTCATGATGGCCCCGAATATGTGGAGGCCTTGGCTCTTGAAATTGTCGCCCATGACCTCCGTGGCAACGACCTGCGATGTATTAGAACAAGTTACTAGATATGTGACAACAGTTCATACCAAGCCTGTGTTTGGAAACACAAACGACCACCACGTCATTTGGAAGGGCATCTTGTGCTGCCGGCGGGTATACTTCCAGAGAGATCCTACGGACACGAGGAAGAACCAGAGTGACAGACCCCACAGCCAGAGTGCCACGAGTAGTGACACAACTCGAATCACGTCGGCTGCAATAGGGGTATCGAGGAACTGGCTGGGGATGATTTCCCTTGCGTGGCTTCCGAGTAGTGCTACGGGAGGTTAGTGCAAACAGCAAACATGCCTTGACGGGGGAGCATCATACCAATGCTGGCGGCGGTGAATCCAAATGGTCCAATAGATATAAACTGAATGATTTAGCATGTGACCTTATCGTATGGATTGCTAACATACCACACCGGGCCGTTGCATGTCTCGTGGGAGCTTCTGCGTCATGAGGCGGTATATAAAGGCTGCGGAAATCATAAACGCAATCAGACACCCGGTGCCTTGTGTTGTTGCCGCGCAAATGGCGATGGCCGTCCTGTTGATCGAATGGTGGTATCCAGATACCTCGGAAGCGGCAATGAGATTGGCGGCAAAGGGGCCCGACAAAAGGAGCGGGTATGCTGGGAACACCCATGTTGGTGTCATCATGTGAATGGGAAGTTCTCTATCATGGTGTCAGTAAATTGTATTGCGTGGGCCGGCACCAGGATGGCTTACAGAGTCGTCCAGAGGATGAGGTACAAACCAGCGCTGGCTACAGCACCTAAACTAATATAGACCCAAAACATGACATCCAGAACTTGCAGCAGCCAATCACCACATGTACGAACTCCATATTGGCATATGTTTATTAAAATTATGGCGATGCTGCTCTTGTTAGTTCTGGTGAATGTTTCCGAAATGAGAATGCTCACGAGACAAACTACACTGCATGAGTAAGAATTGTTCAATTGGGGATGCATCTAGCTTACAAATGCTGGTATAAAAAGTGACTCGACTTGGTCGGTGAATGAATTTATGAAACTTCCAGGACGTATATAGAAGCGTACAGAGATCAAAATACAATTCATGAGGAAGAGAACGATGTTTAAGAGACAAAAGAAGATGCCGACTGCGACGATCCAACCCGCTTGATAGTACGCTGTTTTCTCGTTTAGCTTCCACATCATGGTGAAGTTTTAAAAAAGCATTTCTCACCAGAATGGAGTACGTTGGCCATACCACCGGTAGCCATAGTCTATGTAGTTGGTCAGCAAGACCGTATAACCGGTGCTTGCTTGCGCCATACCATTGTAAAATAGGTCCATTGGTAGCATGCGACACGATCCTTGAGAGTCACCGTGCCTCGGGGACGCAATTTCTCGGCCTTGTTTGCCACAGCATCTATACTGAGTTGGTTTGTTGGCGAAACATCCGTAGTAAAGGAAACTCCGGGGGGAGTGGCAGCAACATCGGAAGGGCCTGAAGCAAGCGACAGCATAGGCGAGGGCGCACCTTGAGTCTGCTGAATAGCATGCGTCGGTGTGGGCGAAAGCGAGGCAAAAGGGCGggcttggtcttcttcattAGATGACTCACGGCTGTATTCAGAAGAGCTTGGGTGTGTGGTTCTGCTGCCGCTTCTCACCACTTGGGCGTGGTTGGAGGCCATGTTGCCGGATCCAAGTCCTCTGGTCTTCGAGCTAAAAGCTTCGAGATGAAGTAGAGGACGACAAGCAGGCTAGGCTCGGCATGGGTGAAGGCGAGGTTAATATAGACAAGGTGGGTAAGAAAGACGATGTGATGCAGGACAATGGAGCCAACATTGGCCAAAGGCATAGTAATTGTCCTCGGGAAGGCGTTCGGATGGTCTCTAAGAGACTTGTTGTCCCCTTTCGATGCGTGGCCCAGCAATATCTTTGCGCGGGCACCTCCTTCGGGCCACTGTCGCAACGCCTCGCACAACGTTGAGCCGTGTACAAACGATGAATGCAATTCAATGACACTGGGGTTGGGCCAGCAAACTGGTGTTACCTTTAGGTAACCGTGATGCGATACTCGAGCTGTGTAACTGGCAGTGGAGCAGATTGGCCGTTGGAGAGTGCAGACATCAAATTCGTCAAGTTGAACGAAAGGCTGGGTTCCAAGTAGTGAAACAGTCTGGCCGGATATGAAATCAATGATATAGGTAATTTAGGCTGGTCCCGTGATGAAACGTGAGAGAAAAAGTTATTCTGGCTGTCTGAGTTTGCAGAGTTTAGtaaggttcaatgttgaaatgcCCCTATGGTGGTTGCATGTGGATGTCTGGGGCTTGGATGTGGAGTTGCGGAATGTTTCGACTCACATCAAGTGTGGTTAAGTCtagtcgagtctggtcaagcctAGTTCTGGCTGGATAGTAGTAAAAATAGCTGGTCCACTGGAGCTGGTTCCTCTACCCCAGATTAGGTCCTCAAGCTTggtgcatttgatgccaggGTCGAGATGGGCAAAGTAAATTCTTTGCCGCACACGCGTGCGATTGAGGAGTGTGCCGGCTATAGATTTCGTGCCATACAGAGCCACGACAGGCAAGGAAGGATTACTGCGATACAAGGTATTGATTGTCGTAAACGTAGTGTAGGTGGAAAGGTGATTGTGGAGGTGCTGATGAGCTGTGCGAGCGAGATTTGGTTTCAATCAATTGATTTTGGAGAGAGTCGCTACGGCTCTTTGCCGATTGGAGTTTCAACCAAAATGACCTGACCAGGCCGACCAGACcggccagaccagactaggCCACACGGCTGCCGTGCGGCCTTCTATTACAATGCACCAGCGTAGACACCAAATTGACCCGACCAAAGTGCCCAGGAAAgcaagaacattgaacctaAACTGGCAGGAGCACTGCATACATGCACCATCAATTGAGCCACAACACGTTTGACAGAATGGAACACGGCAAACGGACACATCCAACACGTAGGAACCATGGTAACTTGCGTATGGCAAATAACTCGCAATTTCTGACAGCATGCACGTTCTGTCGTCTGGATTATTAGTACTAAATTTGCTTCCTATTTCCTGCATTGTCCAACCTTGATTACCGCCCGAAGCTTGCAGTAACTTTGAGCAGCCCAGCAAGCAGTAACCCGCTTTCGGGTGACACGTGACGCTCGTCATACCACATGTCCATCCGTCCCGCTGTCGATAGTCAAGCCACGCAGCAACTCCACGAGAGACGACATTGCAACGAGAAGCAAGCAGTGTACCATTATATTTTTTGTTCTTGCCATCCAAATGTTTGTTATTATTGTTCCCCTGAAAACAGACCCTATCAACTAGATACCGCCTCCATCTACCTGGCCGCCCGGCCCCGGTTCGACTGGCTATCCTGAGACGGCTTCACGCGAGCAAGGAAAGCTCATAGAATGCGACGATAGAAACAAACAGCAGCCGGCAGCGACAATTTCACCTCACAATGACATTTACAAATGCCCCAGTCACCAGGCTGTTGGTCCTCGGGCTCGTTTCGGCCTCCATAGGTGCCAGCATGCTCGATGTCAAGCACTACTTCTACATCTCCATCGACACCCATCTGTGGAAGTATAAACAGTTTTGGAGACTACTAGCCTATCAACTATGTTATACAAACTCGACCGAAGTGCTGTTTGCAGCCATGTCATTATACAACCTACGAGTTGTTGAACGCATGTGGGGGTCGAGGAAATACGCCGTGAGTGCATCACCAGATTCACCACCACTACGCAAATAAGTTTGTTTCCACAGAGGCTAACAGTTCGTCAGTCATTCCTCGTCGTGTCGTCTCTCTTCACCGCCGTCATCCCTCCCCTGATACTAGTTGTGTTACGACCATTGTCAGCGGGATATTTCAACTACATGCCCGCGGGCCCGACTCCCAtcgtctttgccattctcgccCAATACCACGCCATGGTGCCTCATGTGTACAAATACCGAGTGGCAACGTCACAAAACACCCAAACAAACGACTCGTCCGGTGTGACCTTGTCGGATAAATCATACCAATACGCCATTGCTCTGCATCTATCCTTATTACAGTGGCCCGGCTCGGTGTTAGGCGCCTTTGTTGGCTGGGCGGTGGGCAATGCTTGGCGAGGGGGTTTGATACCGGCCTCCTTTGTGACGTGGCGACTGCCAGGCTGGATGGTGGGACTCCGCTCTCACAGACGTAGtgccgagtttgaaggtTTGCGAAGACGGTTGGAAGGGGAGAACGGTCCACCTACAGGTGTGTCGTCGGGTGTTCAGGATGCGGGTGGTCAGCAGGCTGAACGAAGACGAACGATGGGGCAGCAGATTGTTGATCAGTTCCGAGAGGCATTGTGAATGTAAATTAGATACCCGTAGCTGGTTCATAACTTAATTGGCGAGCGTTTGCATCATTCGGAGATACATGGCTGCTTCGTCTGGAGGCGGGTCATGTTCTGCATCAGATTGCCCGCAGTCGGCAATCGACCATTGGCGAGAGGCGTGATCACTCATCTGCACTCCCTCCAATGCCCCCGAGGACCGCCTTGACGAGTCGGTGGCTGATCTCACCATGACGAAATCACAATTTGACACAACAACAAGCCGATATTTTGTTATCCTGACAACCTTTGCCAGCAGTTGGTTTGAACAGACAAACGAAAGCCGCAGGGACGGTTTCAAAGGATCGGCACCATACAGGgttcttgttggccaagtTTAGTGGCCTCCCCTTGTCGTTGGGCATGGATCCCAGCCTCTGTGGCTGTCCATTCGGGGTGATCAGATGAATTAATTAAAAGGCTGTGATCCGAAATGCCGGGAAATTAGCACGAAAATTTTCATCGTTGCACGctgagctggagaaggtcGTCAGCAACGAGAGGTTTGCTGGGTTCCAGCGGAAGGGATAACAGCTCGTGCCCAAATGCCTCATCGGACGCTGGCATTGTCTGCTCCTTAAGGCGTATTCCGGACGACGGATCCCGGCCAACATTGCTTTTTATATGGCAATGCCTATCGGTGTGTTTATCAGACGAAAACGTGTTTGCTTGATTGGTCTTGGCAATGGACCCCCTAGAATGGGCATGACAAAGGCGGAACTGGCCACGACGGGATTGTTCCTGGACTTGACGGCAGTGCTGATGAGAAAGGACGAGATGGCAATTGCACAAATAGGTTGTCAGAATGGTGCATTCCTAGGCACACCTGGCTCAATGGTTTATGGGCTCCATGTCGATATTGAAGCTAAAAACGGGCGGCACGGGTCAAGGTTTCGGTGGGCACACGAGTGGTGCATGGTGTGGCCATCCTGCCGAAGTTCGGGCAAGTTTTGTCGTCAGATTCACGGAGTGAGGTAGTCTGAGGTTCAGAATTCCTTTTGGGCTCGATGCTTTTGCCGTCAAGGATGCAACTGGTAATGAAATTGCTGCATTTGTGAAACGGCGTGTCCGGCAAGAATTCATAGCCACGCAGTGGTGGAACgtgagaccagacttggcttgacatctggaggcaAGAGTGTGCAGGActggatgtctggtgcctggcagGAGACCTGGAGAATGACCACACCGGACTGGGCCGGATAGCTGGACACTGCAGCTCTCAGTGCACTGGATGCCGGCCACAGGGGATGCGTCCACTAAGATGGCAGTTCCTGAGCGGCTGCGCCAGCCCGCAGTCTGCGCCCCAGCGCCCCCAGTGACGCCGAGCTTGATTGTGGAGGCTGCGCCCCACTTCCAACCGCTCCCCACCTATCGCGTGGCTTCCCATTCCCCCAATCTGCCCAAATCTGGACACCACTTTGGACCCAGTGCCACTTTCACATATTGATCACAGAGTGAAGCTGGACATGGGACCTCCTTTTCCAGCTCGTGGTTCCCAAGTCCACGTCcatttccatgtccaacCTCCCAGCCCTGGTTCATGGTCTCACGGTCCTTTCCTGCCATCCTTCGCTTTTCCTCGACACACCTATCGTCCCTGAAATTAGCACGATCGCAACTTTTGGCTCGGCTTTACGACTCTGCTTGAACCTACATATTTGCTGACACATACTGCGCTCCTCGGCCTACCGATATTTGCTCTGCGACACCCATCTGTTTTTGACTCTCCCGCCCGAGACAGATAACGCGACTTGCTACCGACATAACGCACGAGACTCAATACACTTTATTTCTGTTCGGTCCTACTTGTACCTTGCAAACCAACCGGATAAGGACTCTATGGCGGTCTGAGCGACTGGTTGCTCTGTTTTGCAATCTGGCCGCcgctcttttctttgt
This window contains:
- a CDS encoding c4-dicarboxylate transporter (similar to Colletotrichum gloeosporioides Nara gc5 XP_007278148.1), producing the protein MASNHAQVVRSGSRTTHPSSSEYSRESSNEEDQARPFASLSPTPTHAIQQTQGAPSPMLSLASGPSDVAATPPGVSFTTDVSPTNQLSIDAVANKAEKLRPRGTVTLKDRVACYQWTYFTMTMATGGMANVLHSAYYQAGWIVAVGIFFCLLNIVLFLMNCILISVRFYIRPGSFINSFTDQVESLFIPAFFVSIAIILINICQYGVRTCGDWLLQVLDVMFWVYISLGAVASAGLYLILWTTLELPIHMMTPTWVFPAYPLLLSGPFAANLIAASEVSGYHHSINRTAIAICAATTQGTGCLIAFMISAAFIYRLMTQKLPRDMQRPGVFISIGPFGFTAASIALLGSHAREIIPSQFLDTPIAADVIRVVSLLVALWLWGLSLWFFLVSVGSLWKYTRRQHKMPFQMTWWSFVFPNTGLVVATEVMGDNFKSQGLHIFGAIMTIILIVVWVGVFVKMLYCLRTRKLLWPEDQV
- a CDS encoding UBA domain-containing protein Ucp14 (similar to Metarhizium robertsii ARSEF 23 XP_007825054.1), producing MTFTNAPVTRLLVLGLVSASIGASMLDVKHYFYISIDTHLWKYKQFWRLLAYQLCYTNSTEVLFAAMSLYNLRVVERMWGSRKYASFLVVSSLFTAVIPPLILVVLRPLSAGYFNYMPAGPTPIVFAILAQYHAMVPHVYKYRVATSQNTQTNDSSGVTLSDKSYQYAIALHLSLLQWPGSVLGAFVGWAVGNAWRGGLIPASFVTWRLPGWMVGLRSHRRSAEFEGLRRRLEGENGPPTGVSSGVQDAGGQQAERRRTMGQQIVDQFREAL